The Hydrogenophaga crocea genome contains a region encoding:
- a CDS encoding 4a-hydroxytetrahydrobiopterin dehydratase, whose translation MNPIHQNRRALNATEIVTQLSQLNGDTADGWKLIDGAIERQFGFANFHETMAFVNAVAWIAHREDHHPDVAFGYSRVTVRFNTHDVNGISVSDMFCAAAVNALLKG comes from the coding sequence ATGAATCCGATCCACCAGAACCGCCGCGCGCTCAATGCCACCGAGATCGTCACGCAGCTGAGCCAGCTCAACGGCGACACCGCCGACGGCTGGAAACTCATCGACGGCGCGATCGAGCGCCAATTCGGCTTCGCCAATTTCCACGAGACCATGGCCTTCGTGAACGCCGTGGCCTGGATCGCGCACCGCGAGGACCACCACCCCGACGTGGCCTTCGGCTACAGCCGAGTCACGGTGCGCTTCAACACCCACGACGTCAACGGCATCTCGGTCAGCGACATGTTCTGCGCCGCGGCCGTCAACGCGCTGCTCAAGGGCTGA
- the rsgA gene encoding ribosome small subunit-dependent GTPase A yields the protein MGSTFAGRVVAAHGRHCLVEGDDGQRILCHPRGKKNSVVVGDRVRWSHSGDEGLIEQVLERDNLLYRQDEMRTKSFAANLDQVLVLLAADPVFSDMQLARALIAAEAAGIEALIVLNKHDLGAPFEQAWARLEPHRRMGTPVLPLGLKTDHGLDALHARLRGRSTLVLGPSGVGKSTLVNRLVPEAGAQTGEISRALNSGRHTTTTTTWYWMDAERQSALIDSPGFQAFGLYHLEAPELARLMPDLRATLGDCRFHNCTHRHEPGCGLRPHVGTDPASDPLAIDETRYRLYGELFDELAAKPTY from the coding sequence ATGGGCAGCACGTTCGCCGGGCGGGTGGTGGCGGCGCACGGCCGCCATTGCCTCGTCGAAGGCGACGATGGCCAGCGCATCCTCTGCCACCCGCGGGGCAAGAAAAACAGCGTGGTGGTGGGTGACCGCGTGCGCTGGTCGCACAGCGGCGACGAGGGCCTGATCGAGCAGGTGCTCGAGCGCGACAACCTGCTCTACCGGCAGGACGAGATGCGCACCAAGTCGTTTGCGGCCAACCTCGACCAGGTGCTGGTGCTGCTCGCGGCCGATCCGGTGTTCTCCGACATGCAGCTCGCGCGCGCGCTGATCGCGGCCGAGGCCGCGGGCATCGAAGCGCTGATCGTGCTCAACAAGCACGACCTCGGGGCGCCCTTCGAACAGGCCTGGGCCCGGCTCGAACCGCACCGGCGCATGGGCACGCCGGTGCTGCCGCTGGGCCTCAAGACCGACCACGGCCTGGACGCGCTGCATGCGCGGCTGCGCGGCCGCAGCACGCTGGTGCTCGGGCCCTCGGGTGTGGGCAAGAGCACGCTGGTGAACCGGCTGGTGCCCGAGGCGGGCGCGCAGACCGGCGAGATCTCGCGCGCGCTCAATTCGGGCCGCCACACCACCACCACCACCACCTGGTACTGGATGGACGCCGAGCGCCAGAGCGCGCTCATCGACTCGCCGGGCTTCCAGGCCTTCGGCCTGTACCACCTGGAAGCGCCCGAACTCGCGCGCCTCATGCCCGACCTGCGCGCCACGCTGGGCGATTGCCGCTTCCACAACTGCACCCACCGGCACGAGCCGGGCTGCGGCCTGCGGCCGCACGTGGGCACCGACCCGGCGAGCGATCCGCTCGCGATCGACGAAACCCGCTACCGCCTGTACGGCGAGTTGTTCGACGAGCTCGCGGCCAAACCCACCTACTGA
- a CDS encoding CobD/CbiB family protein, whose amino-acid sequence MGFLAILLALLIEQARPLSFDNPVHAGLRGWSRSVRRNLDAGERSHGWIAWLLAVGVPGLVAALVYHGLWQISGFLAFAWTVAVLYVTLGFRQFSHHFSEIRRSLEEGDERTAREQLASWLRVDASSLPRAELLRQVIEHSVLAAHRHVFGVFVCFIVFWIAGLGPAGAVVYRLAEYLSRNWRARPDGTPSLPLREAATTAWRWLDHIPARITALGFAVVGNFEEAVGSWRADAERFAPGSDGVVLAATSGAMNVRLTPQDPTVVEPDETDPGARPEPQLAHLGSVVGLVWRAVVLWMLLLALLTLARV is encoded by the coding sequence ATGGGATTCCTGGCCATTCTGTTGGCGCTGCTGATCGAACAAGCGCGCCCCTTGTCTTTCGACAACCCCGTTCATGCGGGCCTGCGCGGCTGGAGCCGCAGCGTGCGCCGCAACCTTGACGCGGGCGAGCGCTCGCACGGCTGGATCGCCTGGCTGCTCGCGGTGGGCGTCCCGGGTCTGGTCGCGGCGCTCGTGTACCACGGCCTGTGGCAGATCAGCGGCTTCCTTGCGTTCGCCTGGACCGTGGCCGTGCTCTACGTGACCCTGGGTTTCCGCCAGTTCAGCCACCACTTCAGCGAGATCCGGCGCAGCCTGGAGGAGGGCGACGAGCGCACCGCACGCGAACAGCTCGCGTCCTGGTTGCGCGTGGACGCGAGCAGCCTGCCGCGCGCCGAGTTGCTGCGCCAGGTGATCGAGCATTCGGTGCTGGCCGCGCACCGCCACGTGTTCGGCGTTTTCGTGTGCTTCATCGTCTTCTGGATCGCGGGCCTGGGCCCCGCGGGCGCGGTGGTCTACCGGCTCGCCGAATACCTCTCGCGCAACTGGCGCGCGCGCCCCGACGGCACGCCCAGCCTGCCGCTGCGCGAGGCCGCCACCACCGCGTGGCGCTGGCTCGACCACATCCCCGCGCGCATCACGGCGCTGGGGTTTGCGGTGGTGGGCAACTTCGAGGAAGCGGTGGGCAGCTGGCGCGCCGATGCCGAGCGCTTCGCCCCGGGCAGCGACGGCGTGGTGCTGGCCGCCACCTCGGGCGCGATGAACGTGCGCCTCACGCCGCAAGACCCCACGGTGGTCGAGCCCGACGAGACCGACCCCGGCGCGCGGCCCGAGCCGCAACTGGCCCACCTGGGCAGCGTGGTGGGCCTGGTGTGGCGCGCGGTGGTGCTGTGGATGCTGCTGCTCGCGCTGCTCACGCTCGCGCGCGTCTGA
- a CDS encoding CoA pyrophosphatase, with amino-acid sequence MSSTRLPPFDPRTVPVVATGASEGLLPAPAHRLTPDGLRSQFQVPPAWTPELVRERRFADREPADAAVLLPLVQREHLSLLLTQRTAHLSTHSGQIAFPGGKVDPEDADAVAAALREAHEEIGLSADHIEVVGTLPEYITGTAFHITPVVALVRPGFDLRPNPHEVDDVFEVPLPFLMDPRHHRRHAFAFEGAVREWYSMPWHDGRQERFIWGATAGMLRNLYRFLSA; translated from the coding sequence ATGTCCAGCACGCGCCTGCCGCCTTTTGATCCCCGCACCGTGCCCGTGGTCGCCACCGGCGCGAGCGAGGGCCTGCTGCCCGCCCCCGCGCACCGGCTTACGCCCGATGGGTTGCGCAGCCAGTTCCAGGTGCCGCCTGCGTGGACGCCCGAACTCGTGCGCGAGCGCCGCTTTGCCGACCGCGAACCGGCCGACGCCGCGGTGCTGCTGCCCCTGGTGCAGCGCGAGCACCTGAGCCTGCTGCTCACGCAGCGCACGGCCCACCTGTCCACGCACTCGGGTCAGATCGCGTTCCCGGGCGGCAAAGTCGACCCCGAGGACGCCGATGCCGTGGCCGCTGCGCTGCGCGAGGCCCATGAAGAGATCGGCCTGAGCGCCGACCACATCGAGGTCGTGGGCACGCTGCCCGAGTACATCACCGGCACGGCCTTTCACATCACGCCCGTGGTGGCACTGGTGCGGCCCGGCTTCGATCTGCGGCCCAATCCGCACGAGGTCGACGACGTCTTCGAGGTGCCGCTGCCCTTTCTGATGGACCCGCGCCACCACCGCCGGCACGCCTTCGCTTTCGAGGGGGCGGTGCGCGAGTGGTACTCCATGCCCTGGCACGACGGCCGCCAGGAGCGCTTCATCTGGGGCGCGACCGCGGGCATGCTGCGCAACCTCTACCGGTTCCTGTCGGCCTAG
- the rplS gene encoding 50S ribosomal protein L19 translates to MNLIQTLEQEEIARLGKTIPAFAPGDTVIVSVNVIEGTRKRLQAYEGVVIAKRNRGLNSSFIVRKISSGEGVERTFPLYSPLIAKIEVKRRGAVRRAKLYYLRDRSGKSARIKEKLGA, encoded by the coding sequence ATGAACCTCATCCAGACCCTCGAGCAGGAAGAAATCGCCCGTCTGGGCAAGACCATCCCGGCCTTCGCCCCTGGCGACACCGTGATCGTCAGCGTGAACGTGATCGAAGGCACCCGCAAGCGCCTGCAAGCCTATGAAGGCGTGGTGATCGCCAAGCGCAACCGCGGCCTCAACTCCAGCTTCATCGTGCGCAAGATCTCCAGCGGCGAAGGCGTGGAGCGCACCTTCCCGCTGTACAGCCCGCTGATCGCCAAGATCGAAGTCAAGCGCCGCGGTGCCGTGCGCCGCGCCAAGCTGTACTACCTGCGCGACCGCAGCGGCAAGTCGGCCCGCATCAAGGAAAAGCTGGGCGCCTGA
- the trmD gene encoding tRNA (guanosine(37)-N1)-methyltransferase TrmD, producing the protein MRFDVITLFPELFEPFLAHGINRRAFESKQVDVRLWNPRDFADGNYRRVDDRPFGGGPGMVMMAEPLWRCLQAIRAERAEPEAARAPVVLFSPIGERLAHAGVEAWSASAGAVLVCGRYEGIDQRFIDACVDRQISLGDFVLSGGEIPAMALLDAVARLQPGVLGDQGSHQQDSFNPALDGLLDSPHHTRPEVWQGPAGPMAVPEVLLGGHHERIQRHRREQSLALTARLRPELIAQARAEGRLGPDDERFLRGLG; encoded by the coding sequence ATGCGCTTCGACGTCATCACCCTGTTCCCCGAGCTCTTCGAGCCCTTCCTCGCGCACGGCATCAACCGCCGTGCGTTCGAATCGAAGCAGGTCGATGTGCGTCTTTGGAACCCGCGCGATTTCGCCGATGGCAATTACCGCCGCGTGGACGACCGCCCCTTCGGTGGCGGTCCGGGCATGGTCATGATGGCCGAGCCGCTGTGGCGCTGCCTGCAGGCGATCCGCGCCGAGCGCGCCGAGCCCGAGGCGGCGCGCGCGCCCGTGGTGCTGTTCTCGCCCATCGGCGAGCGCCTGGCCCACGCGGGCGTGGAGGCCTGGTCCGCCAGCGCCGGCGCGGTGCTGGTCTGCGGCCGCTACGAAGGCATCGACCAGCGCTTCATCGACGCCTGCGTCGACCGCCAGATCAGCCTGGGCGACTTCGTGCTCTCGGGCGGCGAGATCCCGGCCATGGCGCTGCTCGACGCCGTGGCCCGGTTGCAGCCCGGCGTGCTGGGTGACCAGGGCAGCCACCAGCAGGACAGCTTCAACCCCGCGCTCGACGGCCTGCTCGACAGCCCGCACCACACGCGGCCCGAGGTCTGGCAGGGCCCGGCCGGCCCCATGGCCGTGCCCGAGGTACTGCTGGGCGGCCACCACGAGCGCATCCAGCGCCACCGGCGCGAGCAAAGCCTGGCGCTCACCGCGCGCCTGCGCCCCGAGCTCATCGCCCAGGCCCGCGCCGAGGGGCGCCTGGGGCCCGACGACGAGCGTTTCCTGCGCGGCCTGGGCTGA
- the rimM gene encoding ribosome maturation factor RimM (Essential for efficient processing of 16S rRNA) produces the protein MSDALVASALPADAVELGRILDAWGIKGWVRIQPHSADTEALFASTDWFLQPPEARFARGFSAFTGCVAVRVAELKAHADGLVARFDGVADRNTAEALKGCRISLPRSAFPEPTEGEYYWVDLIGLEVVNREGVHLGVVRDLMNTGPTSVLVLEYTETVDGAERSAERMIPFVDAYIDAVDKAQRRITADWQTDY, from the coding sequence ATGAGCGACGCCCTGGTCGCGTCGGCCCTGCCGGCCGACGCCGTCGAACTGGGGCGGATTCTCGATGCCTGGGGCATCAAGGGCTGGGTCCGCATCCAGCCCCACAGCGCCGACACCGAGGCGCTGTTCGCCAGCACCGACTGGTTCCTGCAGCCGCCCGAAGCCCGCTTCGCGCGCGGCTTTTCTGCTTTCACGGGCTGCGTGGCCGTGCGCGTGGCCGAACTCAAGGCGCACGCCGATGGTCTGGTGGCGCGCTTCGACGGCGTGGCCGACCGCAACACGGCCGAGGCGCTCAAGGGCTGCCGCATCAGCCTGCCGCGCAGCGCCTTCCCCGAGCCCACCGAGGGCGAGTACTACTGGGTCGACCTGATCGGCCTCGAGGTGGTCAACCGCGAGGGCGTGCACCTGGGCGTGGTGCGCGACCTCATGAACACCGGGCCCACCTCGGTGCTGGTGCTCGAATACACCGAGACCGTGGACGGCGCCGAGCGCTCCGCCGAGCGCATGATCCCCTTCGTCGATGCGTACATCGACGCGGTCGACAAAGCGCAGCGCCGCATCACCGCCGACTGGCAAACTGACTACTGA
- the rpsP gene encoding 30S ribosomal protein S16, giving the protein MVVIRLSRGGAKARPFYNIVVADKRARRDGKFIERIGFYNPLAKGGEETLRIAQDRLTHWIGVGATPSDTVARLVKQAAAKAAA; this is encoded by the coding sequence ATGGTCGTCATTCGACTCTCCCGCGGCGGCGCCAAGGCCCGTCCGTTCTACAACATCGTCGTGGCCGACAAGCGCGCCCGCCGCGATGGCAAGTTCATCGAACGCATCGGCTTCTACAACCCCCTGGCCAAGGGCGGCGAAGAAACCCTGCGCATCGCCCAGGACCGCCTGACCCACTGGATCGGCGTCGGCGCCACCCCGTCCGACACCGTGGCCCGCCTGGTCAAGCAGGCCGCCGCCAAAGCCGCGGCCTGA
- a CDS encoding GNAT family N-acetyltransferase codes for MPLIRPSRDEDLAAITRIYAHHVLHGTGTFETTPPTEAEMSQRRADVLGKQLPWLVLEDDNGTVIGYAYGNWFKPRPAYRFSVEDSIYLAPEAAGRGLGRLLLAELIAVLERSGIRKVMAVIGDSANAGSVGVHRALGFSEIGVVRACGWKFGRWLDIVLMEKAIGAADTTPPQEG; via the coding sequence ATGCCGCTCATCCGACCCAGCCGCGACGAAGACCTCGCCGCCATCACCCGCATCTACGCCCACCACGTGCTGCACGGCACCGGCACCTTCGAAACCACCCCGCCCACCGAGGCCGAAATGTCGCAGCGCCGCGCCGACGTGCTCGGCAAGCAGCTGCCCTGGCTGGTGCTCGAAGACGACAACGGCACGGTGATCGGCTACGCCTATGGCAACTGGTTCAAGCCGCGCCCGGCCTACCGTTTCTCGGTCGAAGACTCGATCTACCTCGCGCCCGAAGCCGCGGGCCGCGGCCTGGGCCGGCTGCTGCTGGCCGAACTCATCGCGGTGCTCGAACGCTCGGGCATCCGCAAGGTGATGGCCGTGATCGGCGATTCCGCGAACGCGGGCTCGGTGGGCGTGCACCGCGCGCTGGGCTTCAGCGAGATCGGCGTGGTCAGGGCCTGCGGCTGGAAGTTCGGCCGCTGGCTGGACATCGTGCTGATGGAAAAGGCCATCGGCGCGGCCGACACCACGCCGCCGCAGGAGGGCTGA
- a CDS encoding TM2 domain-containing protein: protein MARAKNKTVAVWLALVGGSLGLHRFYLRGLGDWIGWLHPLPTALGWYGVERVLAYGQDDKLSWVLIPFLGLSIAAACLTGIVYALSDAEKWDRWFNPEAPGQAAARTNWLTIGALVMALLVGTIAFMGSLAFGIQRYFEYQVEEARKISQ from the coding sequence ATGGCGCGCGCGAAGAACAAGACCGTGGCGGTCTGGCTGGCCCTGGTCGGCGGCTCGCTGGGTCTGCACCGCTTCTACCTGCGCGGCCTGGGCGACTGGATCGGCTGGCTGCACCCGCTGCCCACGGCGCTGGGCTGGTACGGCGTGGAGCGCGTGCTGGCCTACGGCCAGGACGACAAGCTCTCGTGGGTGCTGATCCCCTTCCTGGGCCTGAGCATCGCGGCCGCCTGCCTCACGGGCATCGTCTACGCGCTCAGCGACGCCGAAAAATGGGACCGCTGGTTCAACCCCGAGGCGCCCGGTCAGGCCGCGGCGCGCACCAACTGGCTCACCATCGGCGCGCTCGTGATGGCGCTGCTCGTGGGCACCATTGCCTTCATGGGCAGCCTGGCCTTCGGCATCCAGCGCTACTTCGAGTACCAGGTCGAAGAGGCGCGCAAGATCAGCCAGTGA
- a CDS encoding AEC family transporter: protein MNLASHPVFVSLTPVFLLVGLGFMAGRLQWIREAALKDLSNLVFMVLIPALLFRTMSAVRFEQLDLRPMLAYFPSTLLLLGLCVWRHGATTRSVVLGLAATFSNMVMIGITLIELAYGKQGLVTLLTLVSVHALIQLSVGSIVLELIVAREARAQGGEARRLWATVGSVARGTLIHPIPLPIISGLLFAQTGWSLPGVVDKPLQLLGSAFGPIALVLVGVSLAATPLKGHWRAALEVVAAKNLLLPLMVAVGAWSVGVTGLPLTVVVVTAALPVGANVFLFAQRYQTAQELTTATMGLSTLAAPLTLSLVMGLMAWLN from the coding sequence GTGAACCTCGCCTCGCACCCCGTCTTCGTTTCTCTCACCCCCGTGTTCCTGCTGGTCGGCCTGGGCTTCATGGCCGGTCGCCTGCAATGGATCCGCGAGGCCGCGCTGAAGGACCTGTCCAACCTGGTCTTCATGGTGCTGATCCCGGCGCTGCTGTTTCGCACCATGAGCGCGGTGCGCTTCGAGCAGCTCGATCTGCGGCCCATGCTGGCGTACTTCCCGTCGACGCTGCTGCTGCTGGGCCTGTGCGTGTGGCGCCACGGCGCCACCACGCGCAGCGTGGTGCTGGGCCTGGCCGCCACCTTCTCGAACATGGTCATGATCGGCATCACGCTGATCGAACTGGCCTACGGCAAGCAGGGCCTGGTCACGCTGCTCACGCTGGTGTCGGTGCACGCGCTGATCCAGTTGAGCGTGGGCTCCATCGTGCTCGAGCTCATCGTCGCGCGCGAAGCGCGCGCCCAGGGCGGGGAGGCGCGCCGCCTCTGGGCCACGGTGGGCTCGGTGGCGCGGGGCACGCTGATCCACCCGATCCCGCTGCCCATCATCAGCGGCCTGCTGTTCGCGCAGACGGGCTGGTCACTGCCCGGGGTGGTGGACAAGCCGCTGCAGCTGTTGGGCAGCGCCTTCGGCCCGATCGCGCTGGTGCTCGTGGGCGTGAGCCTGGCGGCCACGCCGCTCAAGGGCCACTGGCGCGCCGCGCTCGAGGTGGTGGCGGCCAAGAACCTTCTGCTGCCGCTGATGGTGGCGGTGGGCGCGTGGTCGGTGGGGGTTACGGGCCTGCCGCTCACGGTGGTGGTGGTCACCGCGGCGCTGCCCGTGGGCGCCAACGTGTTCCTGTTCGCGCAGCGCTACCAGACTGCGCAGGAACTCACCACCGCGACCATGGGCCTGTCGACGCTCGCGGCGCCGCTCACGCTGAGCCTGGTCATGGGGCTCATGGCCTGGCTCAACTGA
- a CDS encoding Fur family transcriptional regulator: MPRPSAETDAVPEHVQARLEAAGLRRTLATRAVLGVFLARPGQGLTHAQVLQALHQRGHEPNRVTLYRLLDRLAACQVLARHSDDRRTWRFTLQGAEAGARAAPLLPRFECRRCGQDRALGALPAAGRGWLRELQRGLAQQGDSVERVELALRGVCAPCSAGGGA; the protein is encoded by the coding sequence ATGCCCCGCCCGTCCGCCGAAACCGACGCCGTTCCCGAGCACGTGCAGGCCCGGCTCGAAGCCGCCGGCCTGCGCCGCACGCTGGCCACGCGCGCTGTGCTGGGCGTGTTCCTTGCGCGGCCGGGCCAGGGGCTCACCCACGCCCAGGTGCTGCAGGCGCTGCACCAGCGCGGGCACGAGCCCAACCGCGTCACGCTCTACCGCCTGCTCGACCGCCTGGCCGCCTGCCAGGTGCTCGCGCGCCACAGCGACGACCGCCGCACCTGGCGCTTCACGCTGCAGGGCGCCGAGGCCGGTGCGCGCGCGGCGCCGCTGTTGCCGCGCTTCGAGTGCCGCCGCTGCGGCCAGGACCGCGCGCTCGGTGCACTGCCGGCCGCGGGCCGCGGCTGGCTGCGCGAGTTGCAGCGCGGCCTCGCCCAGCAGGGCGACAGCGTGGAGCGCGTGGAGCTTGCACTGCGTGGCGTGTGCGCGCCGTGCAGCGCCGGCGGCGGCGCCTGA
- a CDS encoding EamA family transporter, whose product MPTSHLLLALAVVAVWGTNFVVIRWGLDGLPPFLFATLRFAFSALPWLLFVPRPAAPWRSVAAFGVLLGAGQFGLLFLGINGHIAPGLASLVVQMQVFFTIGLSLWLMRERVRGFQLAGLALALLGLGVIVANLDATVTLLGLGLILGAAFFWACANLVIKSLGPVNMLHFMVWSSVFAVPPLLLLSLLTEGPATIAQSLRAADGVVWASVAWQAVGNTLFGYGAWNWLLARHPAATVTPMALLVPVFGMSASALSLGEAMPAWKLGACALVLGGLAVIVFWPRWRKGH is encoded by the coding sequence TTGCCCACCTCGCACCTGCTGCTCGCCCTCGCCGTCGTCGCGGTCTGGGGCACCAACTTCGTCGTCATCCGCTGGGGCCTGGACGGTCTGCCGCCTTTCCTGTTCGCGACCCTGCGCTTCGCTTTCTCGGCCCTGCCCTGGCTGCTGTTCGTGCCGCGGCCCGCAGCGCCCTGGCGCTCGGTGGCGGCCTTCGGCGTGCTGCTGGGCGCGGGCCAGTTCGGCCTGCTGTTCCTGGGCATCAACGGGCACATTGCACCCGGGCTCGCGTCGCTGGTGGTGCAGATGCAGGTGTTCTTCACCATCGGCCTGTCGCTGTGGCTCATGCGCGAGCGCGTGCGCGGCTTCCAGCTGGCCGGGCTGGCGCTCGCGCTGCTGGGGCTGGGCGTGATCGTCGCCAACCTCGACGCCACCGTGACCCTGCTCGGCCTGGGGCTGATCCTGGGTGCGGCCTTCTTCTGGGCCTGCGCCAACCTGGTCATCAAGTCGCTCGGGCCGGTGAACATGCTGCACTTCATGGTCTGGAGCAGCGTGTTCGCGGTGCCGCCCCTGCTGCTGCTGTCGCTGCTCACCGAAGGCCCCGCGACCATCGCGCAGTCGCTGCGCGCGGCCGATGGCGTGGTGTGGGCCAGCGTGGCCTGGCAGGCCGTGGGCAACACGCTGTTCGGCTACGGCGCGTGGAACTGGCTGCTCGCACGCCACCCCGCGGCCACGGTCACCCCCATGGCGCTGCTGGTGCCGGTGTTCGGCATGAGCGCCTCGGCCCTGAGCCTGGGCGAGGCCATGCCGGCCTGGAAACTGGGCGCCTGCGCGCTGGTGCTGGGCGGCCTGGCGGTGATCGTGTTCTGGCCGCGGTGGCGGAAGGGACACTGA
- a CDS encoding aromatic ring-hydroxylating oxygenase subunit alpha: protein MLVTQQPVFRRHWHAVMPLADLQDGPKPFTLLGENIVLFLDEHGEPAALKDRCCHRTAKLSKGWCKNGKLQCGYHGWVYNRSGRVIEIPQYGADREIPKDYGTPAYACTARYGYAWVALETPEADIPEMPEFGAPGWRTIFQFYETWNTSPVRALENSFDNSHFSFVHRATFGVAAQPKPSKYDIVENGQGFHAETVIDAANPARFQRISGVKDPITQRHMRNAYMQPFSRRLDIEYPSGVRHVIINCFTPIDDGRIQLCQWLFRNDTEADCPAQMLIDFDAEITREDKEILESTDPDAVVDLRRRGVEFSMDSDRPGILIRRQLMAMLAAAGEGEVHR from the coding sequence ATGCTCGTCACCCAACAACCCGTCTTCCGCCGCCACTGGCACGCCGTGATGCCGCTCGCGGACCTGCAGGACGGCCCCAAACCCTTCACGCTGCTGGGCGAGAACATCGTGCTCTTTCTCGACGAGCACGGTGAGCCCGCCGCCCTCAAGGACCGCTGCTGCCACCGCACCGCCAAGCTCAGCAAGGGCTGGTGCAAGAACGGCAAGCTGCAGTGCGGATACCACGGCTGGGTCTACAACCGCAGCGGGCGCGTGATCGAGATTCCGCAGTACGGCGCGGACCGTGAAATTCCCAAGGACTACGGCACGCCCGCCTATGCCTGCACCGCCCGCTATGGCTATGCCTGGGTGGCGCTGGAGACGCCCGAGGCCGACATTCCCGAGATGCCCGAGTTCGGTGCACCGGGCTGGCGCACCATCTTCCAGTTCTACGAAACCTGGAACACCAGCCCGGTGCGCGCGCTGGAAAATTCGTTCGACAACTCGCACTTCAGCTTTGTGCACCGCGCCACCTTCGGCGTGGCGGCGCAGCCCAAGCCGAGCAAGTACGACATCGTCGAGAACGGGCAGGGCTTTCACGCCGAGACCGTGATCGACGCGGCCAATCCGGCGCGCTTCCAGCGCATCAGCGGCGTGAAGGACCCGATCACGCAGCGCCACATGCGCAACGCCTACATGCAGCCGTTCTCGCGCCGGCTCGACATCGAGTACCCGAGCGGGGTGCGGCACGTGATCATCAATTGCTTCACGCCGATCGACGATGGCCGCATCCAGCTGTGCCAATGGCTGTTCCGCAACGACACCGAGGCCGATTGCCCGGCGCAGATGCTGATCGACTTCGACGCCGAGATCACGCGCGAGGACAAGGAGATCCTGGAGTCGACCGACCCGGACGCGGTGGTGGACCTGCGGCGGCGCGGGGTGGAGTTTTCGATGGACTCCGACCGGCCGGGCATCCTGATCCGGCGGCAGCTGATGGCGATGCTGGCGGCTGCGGGCGAGGGGGAGGTGCATCGCTGA